DNA from Primulina huaijiensis isolate GDHJ02 unplaced genomic scaffold, ASM1229523v2 scaffold207952, whole genome shotgun sequence:
CACATTTTTAAAAGGCATATCTTTAAATACTTCAATTGCACTATCCACACACCCACACTTTGCATAAAAATCAAGTAGCGTCGTTCCAAGGTTGATGGAGAGCTTcaaattctttttctttatataAGAATGAGCCCATTTTCCAGTTTCTAGAGCTCCTAGTGCTGCACAAGACGAAAGGACACTAACCATTGTGACCTCGTTTGGTTCTACATTCGCATTTTGCATATCGAGAAAAAGAGCAAGAGCCTCCTTGAAACGACTAGAATGAGTGTATCCATTAATCATGGCACTCCAAGCAACGACATCGTGTGTATGAATTTGATCAAACAAACCTCTCGCAGCATCCAACCTACCACATTTTGCATACATATCAATGAGAGATGTAACCAAACCAGCATCCTTCATCAGTCCATTCGCCAATGCATACTCATAAATCCATTCCCCTAATTCCAAATCCCCAAGCCTCCCACAAGCCATCAAAACGTTAATCAAAGTCGCTTGATTAAACCCAACACCCATTCCTAACATCTCCCCGAACAACTCCGTCACTTCTTTCCAATACCCGTGATTTACATATCCCGAAATCATCGAGTTCCAAGAAATAGCACTTCTCTCACTCATTCCATCGAATAGTTGGCGAGCCAACTCAAATCGACCACAAGTGGCATATAAATGAACCAAAGCGTTTTCAACAAACCCTCTACATCCAAACCCGTCAACAACTTTTAGTATCTGGGCATGAACTTGCTCTCCTTCCCTTAAAGCCCCAACCTGTGAACATGCCTTCAAGATGCTGGTAAAGGTGAACTCATCTGGGTGCACAAAGTTTTCAACCATTTTCCCGaataaaagaaaagattttTCCTGGTTTTGCACTTTGTTAAATCCCCTAATCATTATATTGTAGGCCGATGAGTCGGGATTTTCGAGGTAAGCGAAAATGGAGAAGGCATAGTCGATTGCAGGGACGGGAAGGAGGAGTGCAGCCGACTCTAGCATGGACTCAGCTACCGCCGGGTGGTGGAGGAGGCGGGTTTTTATCAGGTGGGCATGGATTTGTCTGAGGTCTCTGCTGGTCTTGCATTGATCAAGAATCAAGATCTTTGGATTTTTGGGGAATTGAATGAGTTGAGTAGGCAAACTTGAGAGACCAAAGCTCATGCTCGTATGAGGAATTTTGCATATTTCCAGAACACCTTCTCGCGttaacttgaaattttgattttaatacaCAAAATCTTATTAAGAATTGGTgaagaaaaatcataaaaaaatttcctgTATTTAAACGTACTCGAAACATATACTCAAATTGGAGTTAGACCTTCGACTTTTAGACGttgttgatataaaaataattgctGAAATTATAGATTTTACATACAATTATTGCAAAGATAAATTACTTTAACcgattaatattatttgaaaattgaaatattattgattttatctctaatttaacatatatttaGTATATAcgagaaatatttaatttaaaaaatatagtgacctgtaaattattttataaacatatcatataatataaatatttaaatgcacttaatttttttgatattaatgatttttaataatatagtttATATAATCTAA
Protein-coding regions in this window:
- the LOC140966775 gene encoding pentatricopeptide repeat-containing protein At1g08070, chloroplastic-like; this encodes MSFGLSSLPTQLIQFPKNPKILILDQCKTSRDLRQIHAHLIKTRLLHHPAVAESMLESAALLLPVPAIDYAFSIFAYLENPDSSAYNIMIRGFNKVQNQEKSFLLFGKMVENFVHPDEFTFTSILKACSQVGALREGEQVHAQILKVVDGFGCRGFVENALVHLYATCGRFELARQLFDGMSERSAISWNSMISGYVNHGYWKEVTELFGEMLGMGVGFNQATLINVLMACGRLGDLELGEWIYEYALANGLMKDAGLVTSLIDMYAKCGRLDAARGLFDQIHTHDVVAWSAMINGYTHSSRFKEALALFLDMQNANVEPNEVTMVSVLSSCAALGALETGKWAHSYIKKKNLKLSINLGTTLLDFYAKCGCVDSAIEVFKDMPFKNVWSWTALIQGLANSGRGNTALEFYHLMLQEKVKPDEATFVAVLCACSHAGLVDEGWGYFVSMSRNFSIKPRIEHYGCLVDVLSRAGLIEDAYEFIKNMHIKPNALVWRTLLSSCKVHKHVEIGEEAFKHVISLEPAHSGDYILLSNLYASVGRFDDAKRFRNEMKVQGIKKNPGCSFIELDGVIHEFLAEDNVHPQSKEIYRSVEDMIEKIKTAGYVPDVVDGRLDATEEDKEASLYHHSEKLAIAYGLIKTSPGTTIRISKNLRICGDCHNATKIISNIFGREIVIRDRNRFHHFKDGLCSCKDFW